In Methanothermobacter tenebrarum, the sequence GGTTGACCATATGGTGGCAGAATTCAGAAGACGCAGAAACCTAATGCACAAGAGACTGAACAACATGGGCATAGAATGTAACAAACCAGGCGGAGCATTCTACATGTTCCCCTATGTAGGCGACGAGGCAAAATTTACAGAAAAAGCACTCGAAGAGGGAGTTGTTGTCGTCCCAGGGAGTGCTTTCGGTTACAATGGCAAAGACCATGTAAGATTCTCATATGCAACCTCCTATGATAAGATAAAAGAGGCCATGGACAGAATCGAAAACATAACGGACGTGATCCCCATTGGATGACCGGGCCAAACTCGGCAAAAAAGCCGCATATACAGGTATAATAGGTAACATCCTACTCACCATATCAAATTTTACAATTGGGATAACAGCTGGAAGTGTCGCCCTAGTCGCCGAAGCAGCCCACACACTATCAGACATACTAACCTCCATCATAACATTCATAGGCTTCAAAGTTGGTATGAAACCAGCCGACCTAGAACACCCCTATGGACATGGCAGAGCCGAAGCCATAGCAGGTCTCATCATAGTATTATTCCTCGGGATAATAGCCTATGAAATACTATCAGAAGCATACAAAAAACTGTTCATCATAACAACACCACCCGATTATCTCGCCGCGGCCATGGCACTTGTCGGTATAATCGCAAATTCTATCATGACACATTATATGATGAGCATAGGTGAAAAGATTAACAGTCCAGCCATCATAGCCGATGCACAGCATCAAAAAATCGACATACTCTCATGCACACTCATACTAGTAGGTGTCATAGGATCCAACCTCGGATTAAAATTCCTAGACCCACTTGTAGCCATCCTAATAGCAATCATAGTCTTAAAAACAACATTCGATGTCGGACGCGAAAACATTAATAATATCATGGGCAAAGTCCCCTCAAGAAGTATCATGGCCGAAATCAGACGCTCCGCAATGTCCATAAAGGGTGTTATGGGCATACACAATGTCCGTATAAACTATTTCGGACCCTACGCCGCTGTAGATCTCCACATAGAAGTCGATGGTGACATGAACCTCAGAGAAGCCCACTGCCTAGCCCACAAAGTCGAAAAAAAGATAATAGAGGACATAGACCTTATAAGGATAGTGAACGTCCACACCTGCCCATTCAACGAAAAATATTAAACCCTAGACTCCCCCTTCACAACAACCTTATAAGCTGCTAAAAGCCCCAATAATAGGACGGGTAATATTATATCAAAGTATAATGGGGCTCCAACATTCCCAGGAGCATAATTCCCCCTGAACATGTCCATTATGTGTATATAGGCCGCGCCAAGGTAGAAAATGGAAAATCCTAGTATAGTCGCTGTCCAAAACTCGCCCCTAAACCTCCAAGATAAAATTCCAAGAACACCATAGGAGAGATTCGCCACCGCAACCTCCAATTGGAAAGGACTACCAGCCGGCCAACCTATATATGCTGCTATACGCTCACCCATGAAAGCATGTCCAATAAAAGCCCAAATAGAGGATAAACCAACCATCACCACAAGCAAAGCTAAAAGAACAGACTCAATAACCACACCCCTTGTCCTCGGCCCCCTATAGACTAGAACCAGGGCAAAAATCAGGGCCAGGATAGGCCATAACCATAATATGTCCATAATTTTTCACCAATTTTTTGTGTGAGCGCCGGGGACGGGATTTGAACCCGCGCGATCCCAAGGATCATTGGCTTAGCAGGCCAACGCCATACCAGACTAGGCGACCCCGGCAATGGTGGGGCTCGTCCAGGAGTGGACAGTCCTCCCAGCTACTAGTGATCCAGGTGTCCAGCTCCACCCCGCCGACCCACAAGCATCAGCTGTCCACGGTAGGGCTGCTCCTTTCCAGGCCTGACCCGGTTCCCGTGGCTAAGATAGTTCACCCCAGCCCTCCAGCCGGGGCCCTATCACCGCTGATCCTGTGGGACGAGGCTTCTACACTGGACACCTGGGCTAGCAACTGGTTGGGCTGCCGCCTCCTGGACTTCGACCGCGCCGTATAGGGGATTTGCGCTTACAGAGGACCCCTAACCCTCCGGTCTAGCCCCGTGTTTATATTGTTTTTATCTGATATTTTAAGGTTACCCTTTTATAAACACTATGGTGGATAATATTATATATGGATTCTCTCCTCTTGCTAAGTGTCCTTTTAGGTTTGTATTTCGCCTTTAATATTGCGGCTAATGATATTGGTAATTCTATTGGCACTGCTGTGGGTAGTGGCGCCCTGAGTATGCGGAAGGCTCTTCTACTAGGCGCCTTCTTCGCCTTCCTAGGGGCTCTATTTTTTGGTGGTAACATTATAAGGACCATTGGAGAGGGTATAATACCCCCTGATACCTTTAATGTGATTACAGGTTTTGCTGTTATTCTGACTGCTGCTATTTGGATAACCATAACACTCTTGCATGGTATACCCATCTCTGGTTCAGATGCTATGGTTAGTGCTGTTATTGGTGTTGGTCTTGTGAGTGTTGGCTGGACTGGTATGAACCTAAACACTATAACCTATATAATCCTAAGTTGGATCTCCTCCCCAATTATAGGCTTTTTTTCAGGTTTTTTAACATACCATATTATAAAAGTAGGGGTTATCAGGCGCGTGAAGAGCGTTTCTGTCAGGGACCGGCTGGAGAAACTCTTCTCATACTTTCAACTGTTTAGTTCGTCTTTTTCAGCGTTTAATGTTGGCGCCCTAGACTTTGGGGTGGCTATGGGCGTGCTATTCACCCTATCAGGTGGGAGTTCGGATTTTCTGAAGATTGTTGGGGCTCTGGGACTTGTTACAGGTATAATATTCCTTGGTGATAGAGTGACTGAGACTATAGGCAGGCGCATTACAGAACTTGTACCCACAAGGGGCTTCTCGGCCCAAGCTGCGGCTTCTGTTGTCGTTTTCCTCTTTGTAAATTATGGTATGCCCATTTCACCAACCCAGACCCTTGTAGGTTCCGTGATAGGGGTTGGCCTGGCCCATGGGACTTCCACGCTAAAATTTGATGTTATAAAGGACATCGGATATACATGGATTTTAACTATACCAGCATGCCTAATATTAGGGGCCGTAACCTATTCTCTCCTCAAAGTTCTTTCAGGACTTTTATAATGTCACCATCAGAGATTATACCCACGATCTCATCATCCTCCACCACTACCAGTTGGTTTATGATGCCCTCATCCTGGCCGTATTGGTACATTCTCTCTATGGCATCCTTTAAGGTTTCCCCGGGTTTTATGGTGGCAACATCCTCTACCATAACCTCCCCTACTGTCGTGCCCAACATGTAATTGTCTAATATGAGGTTGTGGCCAAGGTCTGTGGCCGTCACTATACCCCTGAGTTTTCCATCCTCTTCAACTGGTAATGCGCTTATTTTATGTTTCATGAGTTTTTCAAATGCGAAGACCACATCCTCTGATGGTTTAACCGTGATAGGATCCTTTGTCATAACATCTTCGACTTTTATTTTATCCAATTTCCTCAGCAACTTCCTTGCCTCCTTTTACAGTTGTCTTAGTAAGAGATTTTATGATCGAATCTATCGTGGTGACAACATCAATGTTTTCGATGACTGGCACATTATATTTCCTGGCCTGGGCCTCGAAGTACTTGTGTATCCTCCTTATAGCCCAGAAGTAGCTTATGTACCTCTTCAATGGTCTTCTGGCCCATGTTTGTCTGCATCTCGAAT encodes:
- a CDS encoding cation diffusion facilitator family transporter, with translation MDDRAKLGKKAAYTGIIGNILLTISNFTIGITAGSVALVAEAAHTLSDILTSIITFIGFKVGMKPADLEHPYGHGRAEAIAGLIIVLFLGIIAYEILSEAYKKLFIITTPPDYLAAAMALVGIIANSIMTHYMMSIGEKINSPAIIADAQHQKIDILSCTLILVGVIGSNLGLKFLDPLVAILIAIIVLKTTFDVGRENINNIMGKVPSRSIMAEIRRSAMSIKGVMGIHNVRINYFGPYAAVDLHIEVDGDMNLREAHCLAHKVEKKIIEDIDLIRIVNVHTCPFNEKY
- a CDS encoding DUF6790 family protein, with amino-acid sequence MDILWLWPILALIFALVLVYRGPRTRGVVIESVLLALLVVMVGLSSIWAFIGHAFMGERIAAYIGWPAGSPFQLEVAVANLSYGVLGILSWRFRGEFWTATILGFSIFYLGAAYIHIMDMFRGNYAPGNVGAPLYFDIILPVLLLGLLAAYKVVVKGESRV
- a CDS encoding inorganic phosphate transporter → MRKALLLGAFFAFLGALFFGGNIIRTIGEGIIPPDTFNVITGFAVILTAAIWITITLLHGIPISGSDAMVSAVIGVGLVSVGWTGMNLNTITYIILSWISSPIIGFFSGFLTYHIIKVGVIRRVKSVSVRDRLEKLFSYFQLFSSSFSAFNVGALDFGVAMGVLFTLSGGSSDFLKIVGALGLVTGIIFLGDRVTETIGRRITELVPTRGFSAQAAASVVVFLFVNYGMPISPTQTLVGSVIGVGLAHGTSTLKFDVIKDIGYTWILTIPACLILGAVTYSLLKVLSGLL
- a CDS encoding CBS domain-containing protein; the protein is MTKDPITVKPSEDVVFAFEKLMKHKISALPVEEDGKLRGIVTATDLGHNLILDNYMLGTTVGEVMVEDVATIKPGETLKDAIERMYQYGQDEGIINQLVVVEDDEIVGIISDGDIIKVLKEL